In a single window of the Luteibacter rhizovicinus DSM 16549 genome:
- a CDS encoding serine hydrolase domain-containing protein, giving the protein MTDRSTWQSRAARAALSCLGFLWCASTAVAAEAWRADTLDALHAFMRDATGSDGYLGGVTLIMHDGRIVDVGTYGYEDLAHKRPMRRDAIFRIYSMTKTVTSVAVMMLVEEGKVSLDTPLADLLPGFDHPQVMAGGTAATPLLRPASRKLTLHDLLTHTSGYPAGLAGEGEAVKVMERIDPHAAGDLTGFAQRMSRVPLAADPGTRFGYDGASLELVARVVEVVSKRPFATFLQERIFGPLGMQDTGFRVPTGHRDRVVDITRMADNGHLVIADGPSAAHPGEPLNRYMSGAGGLYSTADDYGRFAQMLLDGGRYGDHVLLGRKTVELMMRNHLGMLDPPVTQFSAGEGFGIGGYVVIDPARRGQLGSVGQYGWAGAASTTYTIDPQEHLVAILMLQHLPRDDGRKDLPRLARPFYDLVYHALP; this is encoded by the coding sequence GTGACGGACCGATCGACCTGGCAGAGCCGCGCCGCGCGCGCGGCTTTGTCGTGCCTGGGTTTCCTGTGGTGCGCCTCGACCGCCGTCGCGGCGGAGGCGTGGCGTGCCGACACACTCGATGCGTTGCATGCGTTCATGCGTGATGCCACCGGCAGTGACGGCTATCTCGGTGGCGTGACCCTGATCATGCACGACGGACGCATCGTGGACGTCGGGACCTACGGCTACGAAGACCTCGCGCATAAGCGGCCGATGCGCCGCGACGCCATTTTCCGCATCTACTCGATGACCAAGACCGTCACCTCCGTGGCGGTCATGATGCTCGTGGAGGAGGGCAAGGTATCGCTCGATACGCCGCTGGCCGATCTGTTGCCGGGTTTCGATCATCCGCAGGTCATGGCCGGCGGTACGGCGGCCACACCGCTGCTGCGGCCGGCGTCGCGCAAGCTCACTCTGCACGACCTGCTGACCCACACCTCGGGCTACCCGGCTGGTCTCGCTGGTGAGGGCGAGGCGGTCAAGGTCATGGAGCGTATCGACCCTCACGCCGCAGGCGACCTGACGGGTTTCGCGCAGCGGATGAGTCGGGTGCCGCTCGCCGCCGACCCCGGCACGCGCTTCGGTTACGACGGCGCCTCACTCGAACTGGTGGCGCGGGTGGTCGAAGTCGTCTCGAAGCGCCCGTTCGCAACATTCCTGCAGGAACGGATCTTCGGGCCGCTCGGTATGCAGGACACGGGCTTCCGCGTTCCCACCGGCCATCGCGATCGCGTTGTCGACATCACGCGCATGGCGGACAACGGTCATCTGGTCATCGCCGACGGTCCGAGCGCCGCCCATCCCGGCGAACCGCTGAATCGCTACATGAGCGGGGCAGGGGGGCTGTATTCCACCGCGGACGACTACGGGCGGTTCGCGCAGATGCTGCTCGATGGCGGCCGATACGGCGACCATGTCCTGCTCGGCCGCAAGACCGTCGAGCTGATGATGCGCAATCACCTGGGCATGCTCGACCCGCCGGTGACGCAGTTCAGCGCCGGCGAGGGCTTCGGTATCGGCGGCTACGTGGTGATCGACCCCGCGCGGCGCGGCCAGCTCGGATCGGTTGGCCAGTACGGCTGGGCCGGCGCCGCCTCCACGACGTATACGATCGACCCGCAGGAGCATCTCGTCGCCATCCTCATGCTCCAGCACCTGCCTCGCGACGATGGCCGCAAGGACCTTCCGCGCCTCGCGCGGCCGTTCTACGACCTCGTCTACCATGCCCTTCCATGA
- a CDS encoding formylglycine-generating enzyme family protein produces the protein MHASPDEHDEPARVTHEYKFSHVTTGRYLPTPGRAPGWPFAEIGHWKMDVDGTADDWVRELRDWRREHLTRIGYDDANYRRPELQWAQRNFVHAQMMVEDRYFYDPVAGRYTVDRYLDDLEARFGGIDSVLIWFVYPNIGIDDRNKTDLAYDLPGGLDGLRVAVDDFHRRGVRVFLPTMPWDNGTRPAEESDWDAMAKLVAAVGADGVNGDTYNGVPRAFFDACDAAGRPVVLQPESTISAEEQLIWNVQSWGKKAPNEVIPPVAKFKWLEPRHMINYENRWGRDRNHDLQYIFFNGIGYNAWENVWGIWNGLTPRDAEALRRIATIERQFAPALVSMDWRPYERTLQAGVFASRFPTEGFTLWTLVNRQEYVIAGEQLAVPHVEGTRYIDVWNGVELTPRLHDGKAVLPFLLEGRGFGAVVALAAGASVEGLDGFLKTMRDAAATPLASLSSTWRSLPQTMRSVAATVRVATAPQGMLTIPAGPFDFIVGGVEIEGQTWDGNDVQYPWEDSARRGHRRHMQMESFHIDRTPVTNAQYAAFLDESGWRPLDAHNFLRHWVDGKPPVGWENKPVTWVGIEDARAYAAWSGKRLPHEWEWQYAAQGGDGRRYPWGNDWREDLVPAVNRGRQLRAPADVDAFPQAASPFGLLDLVGNVWQWTDEFLDEHTRAAVLRGGSNFQPQTSHWYFPQAYRLDQHGKYLLMSPGKDRSGCVGFRCVVDAP, from the coding sequence ATGCATGCTTCCCCTGACGAACACGACGAACCGGCTCGGGTGACCCACGAGTACAAGTTCTCCCACGTCACCACCGGTCGTTACCTGCCAACACCGGGCCGGGCGCCCGGCTGGCCGTTCGCCGAGATCGGTCACTGGAAGATGGATGTCGACGGCACTGCGGACGACTGGGTTCGCGAGCTGCGCGACTGGCGTCGTGAGCACCTCACGCGCATCGGTTACGACGACGCCAACTATCGTCGTCCCGAGCTGCAATGGGCGCAACGCAACTTCGTCCACGCGCAAATGATGGTCGAGGATCGTTACTTCTACGATCCCGTCGCCGGACGCTACACCGTCGACCGCTATCTGGACGACCTCGAAGCCCGTTTCGGCGGGATCGACAGTGTCCTGATCTGGTTCGTCTACCCCAACATCGGCATCGACGACCGGAACAAGACGGATCTCGCGTACGACCTGCCGGGTGGCCTGGATGGATTGCGCGTCGCCGTGGACGACTTCCATCGTCGTGGTGTCCGCGTGTTCCTGCCGACCATGCCCTGGGACAACGGGACGCGTCCTGCGGAGGAGAGCGACTGGGACGCCATGGCGAAGCTGGTCGCCGCGGTCGGCGCCGATGGCGTCAACGGCGATACCTATAACGGCGTTCCCCGCGCGTTCTTCGATGCCTGTGACGCGGCGGGCCGGCCGGTCGTGTTGCAGCCCGAATCGACGATCAGCGCCGAAGAGCAGCTGATCTGGAACGTACAAAGCTGGGGCAAGAAGGCACCAAACGAGGTCATCCCGCCGGTCGCCAAGTTCAAGTGGCTCGAACCGCGGCACATGATCAACTATGAAAATCGCTGGGGGCGCGATCGTAACCACGATCTCCAGTACATCTTCTTCAACGGCATCGGTTACAACGCCTGGGAGAACGTGTGGGGTATCTGGAATGGCCTGACCCCGCGCGATGCGGAGGCGCTACGCCGCATCGCTACCATCGAGCGGCAGTTCGCCCCGGCGCTGGTGAGCATGGACTGGCGCCCGTATGAGCGCACGCTGCAGGCCGGCGTGTTCGCCAGCCGCTTCCCCACCGAAGGGTTCACGCTGTGGACCCTGGTGAACCGTCAGGAATACGTGATCGCCGGCGAGCAGCTGGCGGTGCCTCATGTGGAAGGCACCCGTTACATCGATGTCTGGAACGGTGTCGAACTCACGCCGCGGCTGCATGACGGCAAGGCGGTGCTGCCCTTCCTGCTGGAAGGACGTGGTTTCGGTGCGGTGGTGGCACTTGCCGCCGGTGCCTCGGTCGAAGGCCTGGATGGCTTCCTGAAGACGATGCGGGACGCCGCCGCCACCCCGCTGGCGTCCTTGTCCTCGACATGGCGGAGCCTGCCGCAGACCATGCGTTCCGTCGCGGCGACCGTGCGCGTCGCGACGGCGCCCCAAGGCATGCTGACGATTCCTGCCGGTCCGTTCGACTTCATCGTCGGCGGTGTCGAGATCGAAGGACAGACCTGGGACGGTAACGACGTGCAGTACCCGTGGGAGGACAGCGCGCGTCGCGGCCACCGCCGGCACATGCAGATGGAGTCCTTCCACATCGACCGTACGCCGGTTACCAACGCACAGTACGCCGCCTTCCTCGACGAGTCCGGCTGGCGCCCGCTGGACGCGCATAACTTCCTCCGCCACTGGGTGGACGGCAAGCCGCCCGTCGGCTGGGAGAACAAGCCGGTCACCTGGGTGGGCATCGAGGATGCACGCGCCTATGCCGCGTGGTCGGGCAAGCGCCTGCCGCACGAGTGGGAATGGCAATACGCTGCACAGGGCGGCGACGGGCGTCGCTACCCGTGGGGTAACGACTGGCGGGAGGATCTCGTGCCGGCCGTGAATCGCGGGCGGCAACTGCGTGCCCCGGCCGACGTGGACGCGTTCCCGCAGGCGGCCAGTCCCTTCGGCCTGCTCGACCTGGTCGGCAACGTCTGGCAGTGGACCGACGAATTCCTCGACGAACACACGCGAGCCGCCGTGCTGCGTGGCGGCAGCAACTTCCAGCCACAGACCTCGCATTGGTATTTCCCCCAGGCGTATCGTCTGGATCAGCACGGAAAGTACCTGCTGATGTCACCCGGCAAAGACCGCTCCGGCTGTGTGGGCTTCCGTTGCGTGGTCGATGCTCCATGA
- a CDS encoding HpcH/HpaI aldolase/citrate lyase family protein — protein sequence MRSKLFVPGGRPELFAKALAGPADALSFDLEDSVPAAVKAGARADVAAFVASEAVRHVAKLIIVRVNAPDTTWFEDDLAAVLTPGLTMLNVPKVESPEALLAVVATLEHLETERGLDPSVGLLINIETPKALAQASAIAAAHPRVAGLQLGLADLFEPHGIDRGDAAAVHAAMFTVKMAAAAAGIVAIDAAFAAIDDAEGYETEARMARRLGFAGKSCIHPRQVALANAVFAATPEELALARRIVAASVDADRVGHGAFVVDGRMIDLPFLKRAQALLASTE from the coding sequence ATGCGCAGCAAGTTGTTTGTGCCCGGCGGCCGTCCGGAACTGTTCGCCAAGGCGCTGGCCGGGCCGGCCGATGCGTTGTCGTTCGATCTGGAGGACTCCGTGCCCGCGGCGGTGAAGGCCGGGGCGCGTGCCGATGTCGCGGCCTTCGTGGCGTCGGAGGCCGTCCGCCACGTCGCCAAGCTCATTATCGTACGGGTGAATGCACCTGATACGACGTGGTTCGAGGACGATCTCGCCGCCGTGCTGACACCGGGCCTGACCATGCTCAACGTGCCCAAGGTGGAGTCGCCCGAGGCCTTGCTTGCCGTTGTCGCGACGCTGGAGCACCTCGAGACCGAGCGTGGCCTCGACCCGTCGGTCGGCCTGTTGATCAACATCGAGACGCCGAAGGCCCTCGCGCAGGCCTCGGCGATCGCGGCGGCGCACCCTCGTGTTGCGGGCCTCCAACTGGGTCTGGCGGACCTCTTCGAACCGCATGGTATCGATCGCGGCGATGCCGCCGCCGTTCACGCGGCGATGTTCACCGTGAAAATGGCGGCGGCCGCCGCCGGTATCGTCGCGATCGACGCGGCGTTCGCCGCCATCGACGACGCGGAAGGCTACGAGACCGAAGCACGCATGGCGCGTCGTCTCGGTTTCGCCGGCAAGAGCTGCATCCATCCTCGCCAGGTTGCCCTCGCCAACGCGGTGTTTGCCGCCACTCCCGAGGAGCTTGCGTTGGCGCGGCGCATCGTCGCCGCATCGGTCGACGCGGACAGGGTGGGGCACGGTGCCTTCGTGGTCGACGGACGCATGATCGACCTGCCGTTCCTCAAGCGCGCGCAGGCGCTGCTGGCATCGACGGAATGA
- a CDS encoding TonB-dependent receptor, producing the protein MIKPLSAAIGSILLVSFFATSAHAQDSTSPTDAPSTPKAAKKKDDKNNDQPVNLDQVVVTGVRTPKAIDEIPGAITVVNKEEIAHTLLVTEDATAVLARSVPGYAESSQAMSNTGETLRGRIPLRLFDGVPQGSPLREGTRNGTFTDMGIVGRIEVINGPSASEGIGAAGGIINYLSKTPTKEGNETTITTRYQTQGKSDSGSWKTGVTFARKEASYDVLLAGSYIDRGMTYDGNGRRIGLNTSGSLADSTSSNLFAKLGYNFGEGDDQRLQATFSKFKITGKGDYIQVLGCRGPTDDPPCATPRTNTSERGHIDGSRDAFNDFKQYSAEYTNKNLFGGALDINVYKADQAMRYLPENTEDKQDPLIAPLNTLFDQSEITAKKRGIRTSWTRPDFLVTGLELHTGVDVARDEAQQRLALTDRLWVPPMIYNSVAPYAQLSYDIGQFTISGGYRRESDRLTVDSYTTTYYRNRVFVQGGKLSYKENLRNIGGIWRFNDEWSAFASYSEGFTLPNIGIPLRNISIPGQSVSRISDLNAIIYKNNEFGFNWRGDRGAFGATHYISKSPFGSSLAIDPNTSDFILSRAPVRIEGTELTGEWRFNPDWKATAIYSHITGKTAFWSQDPAGNYGAGALKKPLGVLDINPDKLAYAVTWNYSPHGDATLGATSLFGRHVSGNDTRAYDGATFSYSERTHGYTLFDLGVNYDLERYGKLSLGVENLLDKQYILSWSQLAGYQNYWSGRGRVTSLTYTITL; encoded by the coding sequence ATGATCAAACCACTTTCCGCCGCGATCGGCAGCATCCTGCTGGTCTCCTTCTTCGCCACCAGCGCCCACGCGCAGGATTCGACTTCGCCCACCGACGCGCCGAGCACGCCGAAGGCCGCGAAAAAGAAAGACGACAAGAACAACGACCAGCCGGTGAACCTCGACCAGGTGGTCGTGACCGGCGTGCGTACGCCGAAGGCGATCGACGAGATCCCCGGTGCCATCACGGTGGTCAACAAGGAAGAGATCGCCCACACGCTGCTGGTGACCGAAGACGCGACGGCCGTGCTGGCGCGCTCGGTGCCGGGCTATGCGGAATCGTCCCAGGCCATGAGCAATACCGGCGAAACGTTGCGCGGACGGATTCCGCTGCGCCTGTTCGACGGTGTGCCCCAGGGCTCGCCGCTGCGCGAAGGTACCCGCAACGGCACCTTCACCGACATGGGCATCGTCGGCCGGATCGAAGTCATCAACGGTCCGTCGGCCTCGGAAGGCATCGGCGCGGCGGGCGGCATCATCAACTATCTGTCGAAGACGCCGACCAAGGAAGGCAATGAGACGACCATCACCACGCGCTACCAGACCCAGGGCAAGTCGGACAGCGGGAGCTGGAAGACCGGCGTGACGTTTGCCCGCAAGGAGGCCAGCTACGACGTGTTGCTGGCCGGTTCCTACATCGATCGTGGCATGACCTACGACGGCAACGGTCGCCGCATTGGCCTCAATACCTCGGGTTCGCTGGCCGATTCGACCTCGAGCAACCTGTTCGCCAAGCTCGGCTACAACTTCGGTGAGGGTGACGACCAGCGCCTCCAGGCGACCTTCAGCAAGTTCAAGATCACCGGCAAGGGTGATTACATCCAGGTGCTCGGCTGCCGTGGTCCGACGGACGACCCGCCGTGCGCCACGCCGCGCACGAACACCTCCGAGCGGGGGCACATCGACGGCTCGCGGGACGCGTTCAACGATTTCAAGCAATACAGCGCCGAGTACACCAACAAGAACCTGTTCGGTGGTGCGCTCGATATCAACGTCTACAAGGCCGACCAGGCCATGCGCTACCTGCCGGAGAACACCGAAGACAAGCAGGATCCGCTCATCGCGCCGCTGAATACCCTGTTCGACCAGTCCGAGATCACCGCCAAGAAGCGCGGTATCCGTACCTCGTGGACTCGCCCCGACTTCCTCGTCACCGGCCTGGAACTGCACACCGGCGTCGACGTGGCCCGCGACGAGGCGCAGCAGCGCCTGGCGCTGACCGACCGTCTCTGGGTACCACCGATGATCTACAACAGCGTCGCGCCGTACGCGCAGCTGTCGTACGACATCGGTCAGTTCACCATCAGTGGCGGGTATCGCCGCGAGAGCGATCGCCTCACCGTGGACAGCTACACCACCACGTATTACCGCAATCGCGTGTTCGTCCAGGGTGGCAAGCTGTCGTACAAGGAGAATTTGCGCAACATCGGCGGCATCTGGCGTTTCAACGACGAGTGGTCCGCATTCGCTTCCTACAGCGAAGGCTTCACGTTGCCCAACATCGGTATCCCACTGCGCAATATCAGCATACCGGGGCAGTCGGTGAGCAGGATCAGCGACCTCAACGCCATCATCTACAAGAACAACGAATTCGGCTTCAACTGGCGGGGTGACCGCGGTGCCTTCGGCGCCACGCATTACATCTCGAAGTCGCCGTTCGGTTCGTCACTGGCGATCGATCCGAACACCAGCGACTTCATTCTCTCGCGTGCGCCGGTGCGAATCGAGGGTACCGAGTTGACGGGTGAGTGGCGCTTCAACCCCGACTGGAAGGCTACGGCGATTTACTCGCACATCACCGGCAAGACCGCGTTCTGGTCGCAGGATCCGGCGGGCAACTACGGCGCGGGCGCGCTCAAGAAGCCCCTCGGTGTGCTCGATATCAACCCGGACAAGCTGGCTTACGCGGTCACCTGGAACTACTCCCCCCACGGTGACGCCACCCTCGGGGCTACCTCCTTGTTCGGTCGGCATGTGTCGGGCAATGACACGCGAGCTTACGACGGTGCGACCTTCAGCTACAGCGAGCGCACGCACGGCTACACCTTGTTCGACCTCGGTGTGAACTACGACCTGGAACGTTACGGCAAGCTTTCGCTTGGCGTGGAGAACCTGCTCGACAAGCAGTACATCCTCAGCTGGTCACAGCTGGCGGGCTACCAGAACTACTGGTCGGGCCGTGGCCGCGTCACCTCGCTGACGTACACGATCACGCTGTGA
- a CDS encoding LysR family transcriptional regulator: METQFLNTFITVADHGSMAAAARLLNITPAAVAQQIRTLEREIGATLIARVGRTVSVTEEGSRILQRSRDVLRNVADLRSVANESGVSGELRLGACPTALAGMLPDVLARMVETFPRINVFIKPGYSVDLYNDVEKGDLDAAVVLQAPFPLPKTCEWQLLREEPLIVLAPRALAGRDPHELLATEPLIRYDRNQWGGRQADDYLRAHGIVPRERFELNALNAIAVMVDRGLGVSLVPDWAKPWPEGLDLVRMPLPNSSEPRRIGIVWSRSSVRVRLVTVLLQESRKAMAAMASQ; encoded by the coding sequence GTGGAAACCCAGTTCCTCAATACTTTCATCACCGTCGCCGATCACGGCTCGATGGCAGCGGCTGCGAGACTGCTCAACATCACCCCGGCTGCTGTGGCGCAGCAAATTCGCACACTGGAACGCGAGATCGGCGCGACGCTGATCGCGCGCGTCGGTCGCACGGTCAGTGTCACCGAGGAAGGCTCGCGCATCCTGCAGCGTTCGCGCGATGTCCTGCGCAATGTGGCCGACCTGCGCAGCGTCGCCAACGAGAGCGGCGTGTCCGGCGAATTACGGCTCGGCGCATGTCCGACCGCGCTCGCCGGTATGCTCCCCGACGTCCTTGCACGCATGGTCGAGACCTTCCCGCGGATCAACGTCTTCATCAAGCCAGGCTATTCGGTCGATCTCTACAACGACGTGGAGAAGGGCGACCTCGATGCCGCCGTCGTGCTCCAGGCCCCGTTTCCCTTGCCGAAGACCTGCGAGTGGCAGCTGCTGCGTGAGGAGCCCTTGATCGTGTTGGCGCCGCGTGCGCTGGCGGGGCGCGATCCGCACGAACTGCTCGCCACCGAACCGCTCATCCGCTACGACCGTAACCAGTGGGGTGGCCGTCAGGCCGACGATTACCTGCGTGCCCATGGCATCGTTCCGCGCGAGCGCTTCGAGCTCAATGCACTTAACGCGATCGCGGTGATGGTCGACCGCGGCCTTGGCGTGTCGCTGGTTCCCGATTGGGCAAAGCCCTGGCCGGAAGGCCTCGATCTGGTTCGCATGCCGTTGCCGAATTCGTCGGAACCACGCCGCATCGGCATCGTCTGGTCACGCTCCAGCGTGCGCGTGCGGTTGGTCACCGTGTTGCTCCAGGAGAGCCGCAAGGCGATGGCGGCGATGGCCTCGCAGTGA
- a CDS encoding sodium:solute symporter, which translates to MRASLRACLTLLLLCLFASGVANAEALTPLRGSALPALPAAGTMHGFATVDGRLLAVVDDRAWVLDEGQGNWHAVAWSAGVAPRSLSTVFGDASRGYVLLVDDASAATSVARLSLDASGVALTSLPPFPRPVAGARAASTDTAVYVAGIENGAATLLRIDTAAAQPVWVTQADLPPGGAPSTLVVQGTGIFVTVGNAVWRWVPEGGWSQRGVAPAAILPGMARPMGQANVAYLVGDATSARAMTFQVVTRAWAVLPGVQFDRVTSAALWKDGFVWSSDDGTKTAVSSAQVQSSKLLLRWLDWLVIVVYLGGMIGIGLYFYLREKRNSTANFFVGGRSIPFWAAGVSLYAANTSSISFIAIPAKAFESNWQYMTNNLIAVFGLMFVAVWIVPLLRRLDLMSVFSYLETRFHPAIRMIASALAILTQLGSRMSVILFLPALAIATITGISTTLSVILMGGFTIIYTAMGGMKAVIWTDVVQVIVKMGGAIFAIGFIIWHLHGGFGEFLGTAMADRKMHLLDFSFDLTKATVWGFLFLVLFDVVLTFPKDQVLMQRTLSTPSAKEAGRSIWAFAAIMIPGGLVFYMIGTALFVFYKAHPERMNPMLPIDATFPLFIAAELPMGVTGLIVAGIFAAAMATLSGIMNSVATLVSVDFYDRLVKHRTPKQSVIFAEVSTVVVGLIGIGLALLLSRFDVHSLFDVSIELAGLLGGGFAGAYTLGMFTRRANSPGVAIGIASSTGLTFVAWVFKLVHPYFYLAISICLCIVIGYIASLFFPAPTRSLRGLTIHRDRDGE; encoded by the coding sequence ATGCGCGCCAGTCTGCGCGCCTGCCTCACCCTGCTGCTGCTTTGCCTGTTCGCTTCGGGCGTGGCGAACGCGGAGGCGCTCACGCCGCTGCGTGGAAGCGCGCTGCCGGCCCTGCCCGCGGCGGGAACGATGCATGGTTTCGCCACCGTGGATGGCCGGCTCCTTGCCGTGGTCGACGATCGCGCCTGGGTCCTCGATGAAGGGCAGGGCAACTGGCACGCCGTGGCCTGGTCCGCGGGTGTGGCGCCCCGGTCGCTGTCGACGGTGTTCGGCGATGCGTCGCGTGGCTACGTCTTGCTGGTCGACGACGCCTCGGCGGCGACATCCGTGGCACGGCTGTCGCTGGATGCCTCCGGCGTCGCGCTGACGTCCCTGCCGCCATTTCCTCGCCCGGTTGCCGGTGCACGCGCTGCATCCACCGACACCGCGGTCTACGTCGCCGGCATCGAAAACGGCGCGGCGACCCTGCTGCGTATCGACACGGCCGCCGCCCAACCGGTTTGGGTGACGCAGGCCGACCTGCCCCCCGGCGGTGCGCCGTCGACGCTCGTCGTCCAGGGCACCGGTATTTTCGTCACCGTGGGCAATGCGGTCTGGCGCTGGGTGCCCGAGGGCGGATGGAGCCAGCGGGGCGTCGCGCCGGCAGCGATTCTTCCGGGGATGGCGCGACCGATGGGCCAGGCCAACGTCGCCTACCTCGTGGGCGACGCCACGTCGGCACGTGCCATGACCTTCCAGGTCGTGACGCGTGCATGGGCCGTCCTGCCGGGCGTGCAGTTCGACCGGGTGACGTCGGCAGCCCTCTGGAAGGATGGCTTTGTCTGGTCGTCGGACGATGGCACGAAGACAGCAGTGTCATCTGCCCAGGTGCAATCGAGCAAGCTGCTGCTCCGCTGGCTCGACTGGCTGGTGATCGTCGTTTACCTCGGCGGCATGATCGGCATCGGCCTGTACTTCTACCTGCGTGAAAAGCGCAACTCGACCGCGAATTTCTTCGTCGGCGGCCGCAGCATTCCGTTCTGGGCCGCGGGGGTGAGCCTGTATGCCGCGAACACCAGTTCGATCAGCTTCATCGCCATTCCGGCGAAGGCCTTCGAGAGCAACTGGCAGTACATGACGAACAACCTCATCGCCGTGTTCGGCCTGATGTTCGTCGCCGTGTGGATCGTGCCCCTGCTGCGTCGGCTGGACCTGATGTCGGTGTTTTCGTATCTGGAGACCCGTTTCCATCCCGCCATCCGCATGATCGCAAGCGCACTGGCGATCCTCACCCAGCTCGGCAGTCGCATGAGCGTGATCCTGTTCCTGCCGGCGCTCGCCATCGCCACGATCACCGGTATCAGCACGACGCTGAGCGTGATCCTGATGGGCGGCTTCACCATCATTTATACCGCCATGGGTGGCATGAAGGCGGTGATCTGGACCGATGTCGTGCAGGTGATCGTGAAGATGGGCGGTGCGATCTTCGCCATTGGCTTCATCATCTGGCACCTGCATGGCGGCTTTGGCGAGTTCCTCGGCACGGCCATGGCCGATCGCAAGATGCACCTGCTCGATTTCAGCTTCGACCTGACCAAGGCGACCGTCTGGGGTTTCCTGTTCCTCGTGCTGTTCGACGTCGTGCTGACGTTTCCGAAGGATCAGGTGCTGATGCAGCGCACGCTGTCGACGCCTTCAGCCAAGGAGGCAGGGCGCTCGATCTGGGCTTTCGCGGCGATCATGATCCCAGGGGGCCTGGTCTTCTACATGATCGGCACGGCGCTCTTCGTCTTCTACAAGGCCCATCCGGAACGAATGAACCCGATGCTGCCGATCGATGCCACGTTCCCGCTTTTCATCGCGGCGGAACTGCCGATGGGCGTGACCGGACTGATCGTGGCGGGCATTTTCGCCGCGGCGATGGCGACGCTCTCCGGCATCATGAACAGTGTCGCCACCCTGGTCTCGGTCGACTTCTACGATCGCCTGGTCAAGCACCGCACGCCCAAGCAGAGCGTCATCTTCGCCGAGGTCAGCACGGTCGTCGTCGGACTGATCGGTATCGGACTGGCGCTGCTGCTGTCGCGATTCGACGTGCATTCGCTGTTCGATGTGTCGATCGAGCTGGCGGGACTGCTCGGCGGCGGCTTCGCCGGCGCGTATACGCTGGGCATGTTCACCCGCCGTGCCAACTCGCCGGGCGTGGCGATCGGTATCGCGTCGAGTACGGGGCTCACTTTCGTCGCCTGGGTGTTCAAGCTGGTCCACCCTTATTTTTACCTGGCGATATCGATCTGCCTGTGCATCGTGATCGGGTACATCGCCAGCCTGTTCTTTCCTGCGCCGACGCGTTCGCTACGCGGACTGACGATCCATCGCGATCGTGACGGTGAATGA